In the Colletotrichum higginsianum IMI 349063 chromosome 7 map unlocalized unitig_7, whole genome shotgun sequence genome, one interval contains:
- a CDS encoding IMP-specific 5'-nucleotidase 1 yields MTTRYRVEYALKTHRRDQFIEWIKGLLAVPFVLYSQPTGVFDTRATSIAHMAEESHRRYAEIFRDVEHMIDDHITRQDEANNLPSKLKMLVPSAGPFFTRLPLEAAFNHMDTRRLISSRRYVSPSFNDVRLILNAAQIMAVTAAPDSPLQLATFDGDVTLYDDGESLEPSSPLIPRLLDLLRKDIKIGIVTAAGYTTADRYYARLHGLLDAIAASTDLTPTQKESIVIMGGEANYLFEYAPQSPHLLSPVPLEQWLTPEMAAWSESDITALLDVAEAALLDCVKTLNLPATLLRKDRAVGIIPTDPSIRIPRESLEETVLVVQKILELSALGSAARAPGGGDSPTTAGPRPRVPFCAFNGGRDVFVDIGDKSWGVTVCQRWFAAKAGRAEQPIAGENTLHIGDQFLSAGSNDFKARSVGTTAWIASPAETTELLDDLIARV; encoded by the exons atgacgacgagatACAGAGTAGAGT ACGCTCTCAAGACCCACAGACGGGACCAGTTCATAG AATGGATCAAGGGCCTTCTAGCCGTCCCCTTCGTTCTCTACTCCCAACCCACCGGGGTTTTCGACACGAGAGCGACGAGCATCGCCCACATGGCCGAGGAATCCCACCGTCGTTATGCCGAGATCTTCCGCGATGTCGAGCACATGATTGACGACCACA TCACCCGCCAAGACGAGGCAAACAACCTCCCCTCCAAGCTCAAGATGCTCGTCCCCAGCGCAGGGCCCTTCTTCACCCGTCTgcccctcgaggccgccttCAACCACATGGACACGCGCCGCCTCATCTCATCACGCCGCTACGTCTCGCCGTCCTTCAACGACGTCCGCCTcatcctcaacgccgcccaGATCAtggccgtcaccgccgcccccgacTCCCCGCTTCAGCTCGCCACCTTTGACGGAGACGTCACCCTCTACGACGATGGCGAAAGCCTGGAGCCTTCGAGTCCGCTGATCCCGCGTCTGTTGG ACCTCCTCCGCAAAGACATCAAAATTGGCATCGTCACCGCGGCAGGCTACACGACCGCGGACCGCTACTACGCCCGCCTccacggcctcctcgacgccatcgcggCCTCCACAGACCTGACGCCGACCCAGAAGGAAtccatcgtcatcatgggcggcgaggccaacTACCTCTTCGAATACGCTCCGCAGTCCCCGCACCTCCTGTCCCCTGTGCCGCTCGAGCAGTGGCTCACGCCCGAGATGGCAGCTTGGTCCGAGTCCGACATCACGgcgctcctcgacgtcgccgaggccgccctgctcgacTGCGTCAAGACACTCAACCTGCCTGCCACGCTGCTCCGAAAGgaccgcgccgtcggcatcataCCGACGGACCCCTCCATCCGCATCCCCCGCGAGTCGCTCGAGGAGACGGTCCTGGTCGTGCAGAAGATTCTCGAGCTCTCGGCGCTGGGGTCCGCCGCGCGGGCACCAGGCGGCGGGGACTCCCCGACCACCGCCGGACCCCGCCCGCGGGTCCCCTTCTGCGCCTTTAACGGCGGCCGCGAcgtcttcgtcgacatcggcgaCAAGTCGTGGGGAGTGACCGTCTGCCAGCGGTGGTTCGCCGCCAAGGCGGGCCGCGCCGAGCAGCccatcgccggcgagaaTACGCTGCACATCGGGGACCAGTTCCTCAGCGCCGGGAGCAACGACTTCAAGGCGCGTTCTGTGGGCACCACGGCCTGGATCGCGAGCCCGGCAGAGACCACCGAGCTGCTGGACGACCTGATTGCGAGGGTGTGA
- a CDS encoding Autophagy-related protein 3 — protein sequence MNLLYSTVNTLRDRYTPVSHKSTFRQTGQITPEEFVAAGDYLVYKFPTWSWGDADSESRRVSYLPTGKQFLVTRNVPCNRRLDDDFAGDAGHEEALVEGSKNSAGGGDDDEDGWLRTGGLASSQPLKLKEVRTVDDSGNIGDREVVDDDEIPDMEDEDDDEAIIRDAGDSGKNSGRRTYTLYIMYSTYYRTPRLYLSGYSPNNQPLPPHAMMDDIVGDYKDKTVTLEDFPFFANNIKMASVHPCKHASVMKTLLDRADAALRIRREKLRAGRAVGGDQGMEGLVDELGRLDVRDAQAAADKDEWEEVEQSEVDEQEVAIRVDQYLVVFLKFMASVTPGIEHDFTMGV from the exons ATGAATCTTCTCTACTCCACCGTGAACACCCTCCGCGATCGGTACACGCCCGTTTCGCACAAGTCAACCTTCCGCCAGACGGGCCAGATCACCCCCGAAGAGttcgttgccgccggcgattACCTCGTCTACAAGTTCCCGACCTGGTCTTGGGGCGATGCCGACTCGGAGAGCCGCCGCGTCAGCTACCTACCCACCGGGAAACAGTTCCTTGTCACGCGCAACGTCCCTTGCAACCgccggctcgacgacgacttcgccGGTGACGCCGGCCACGAAGAGGCtctcgtcgagggcagcAAGAACTctgccggtggtggtgacgatgacgaggatggcTGGCTGCGCACGGGCGGTCTAGCGAGCTCGCAACCGCTGAAGTTGAAGGAGGTGCGGACGGTGGACGATTCGGGAAACATTGGCGACAGAgaggttgtcgacgacgacgagattCCAGATatggaggacgaggatgatgacgaggccatcatccGCGACGCCGGAGACAGCGGAAAGAACAG CGGTCGCCGGACATACACCCTGTACATCATGTACTCGACCTACTACCGCACGCCGCGCCTCTACCTCTCGGGCTACTCGCCCAACAACCAGCCGCTACCGCCGCACGCCATGATGGACGACATCGTGGGCGACTACAAGGACAAGACGGTGAcgctcgaggacttccccttcttcgccAACAACATTAAGATGGCCAGCGTGCACCCTTGCAAGCATGCGTCCGTCATGAAGACGCTGCTCGACCGTGCCGACGCCGCACTACGCATCCGCCGCGAGAAATTGCGCGCGGGACGCGCCGTTGGCGGGGACCAGGGCATGGAgggtctcgtcgacgagctgggACGGCTCGACGTGCGCgacgcccaggccgccgccgataAGGACGAGTGGGAGGAGGTGGAGCAGAGCGAAGTCGACGAGCAGGAGGTCGCCATCCGGGTGGACCAGTACCTTGTCGTTTTTCTAAAG TTCATGGCTAGCGTGACTCCTGGTATCGAGCACGATTTCACGATGGGGGTATAA
- a CDS encoding Kinase domain containing protein: protein MATVLTNLAVPQPAPLPQDKQHSEQQNSSSLSSSPRQFPTDLTSPILEEIDESESESPNEPVTPISSGRQSQEFTTLPSQDHHDITLAPESQPTHQVQPTPKPLLVNTAPTPTVSPANSATTPKPANPPAPAEPTADQEPPPIPLQRRPTRGSTTSFKRTMSNIFRRSNSSINRPEFDFLGQANDASESAVIDSTPAKSSGRRFSMNRSSNTTRSNSPPSPGSPVDTASSYKEASTMPSQDDFKKKNRASTGFTSLRGRAVNFVGANVPGREKHAPKKPVPLGRRRASSFEARLESRHLAPASDNHYKNPVLPMQGSSPWAQMPDAGVGVKARRMSLSLPDDFQVDVVELLSEFEYQHKLLGRHGKHLGKGATSKVTMMCRKGCPNELYAVKEFRGKRKKETEDEYVKKIKSEFSIAKSLHHPNIVETVRLCTDHGRWNHVMEYCSEGDLYGLIAKRYMTDPARQSDRLCLFKQLIQGVNYLHSNGIAHRDIKLENLLITKDSKLKITDFGVSEVFTGHHPGFREAGGQCGKGMCDEIRLCKPGMCGSEPYTAPEVILKQDEYDPRGLDVWSSAVVMIYLTFGGNIWKRADTSHEGYRLLLKGWEKWEAKHPEPDARMTETDYPHYPAFDLMVSPPALRRVLLMMLNPNPAKRASISEIANHRWVKNIECCQLESYDDPANLIDATKKGSAQLNTKKVFCHNHLPLESHGHSLGKMPGQMGY, encoded by the exons ATGGCGACCGTCCTTACCAACCTGGCGGTGCCCCAGCCCGCTCCCCTGCCCCAAG ACAAGCAACATTCCGAGCAACAAAACTCAAGTAGCTTGTCCTCGTCCCCCCGCCAATTCCCGACCGATCTTACTTCTCCCATCCTCGAAGAAATCGATGAGTCCGAAAGCGAATCGCCGAATGAACCTGTGACCCCCATTAGCAGCGGGAGACAGTCCCAGGAGTTTACCACCCTTCCCAGCCAGGACCATCACGATATTACTCTTGCCCCCGAAAGCCAGCCCACCCATCAGGTGCAGCCGACGCCGAAACCTCTTTTGGTCAACACAGCACCCACCCCCACGGTCTCGCCCGCAAACTCGGCCACGACACCAAAGCCCGCCAAccctccagctccagctgAACCTACTGCTGACCAAGAGCCGCCACCCATTCCGCTGCAGAGACGGCCTACTCGAGGCTCCACGACCAGCTTTAAACGGACCATGTCCAACATCTTTCGAAGATCCAACTCGTCCATCAACCGACCAGAGTTCGACTTCTTGGGCCAAGCCAACGACGCCTCCGAGAGTGCAGTGATTGACTCTACACCTGCCAAGAGCAGTGGCAGACGTTTCTCAATGAACAGATCAAGCAACACCACGAGGTCTAAttctcctccgtcgccgGGCTCGCCCGTCGACACCGCCTCATCGTACAAAGAGGCTTCGACCATGCCTTCTCAGGATGActtcaagaagaagaacaggGCCTCGACTGGCTTCACCAGCCTACGCGGACGCGCTGTCAActtcgtcggcgccaacGTCCCTGGACGGGAAAAGCACGCACCCAAGAAGCCGGTCCCTCTTGGAAGGAGACGCGCCAGCAGTTTCGAAGCTCGCCTCGAAAGCCGTCATCTTGCGCCTGCGTCGGACAATCACTACAAGAACCCCGTCCTGCCGATGCAAGGATCGTCTCCCTGGGCTCAAATGCCTGACGCTGGTGTAGGTGTCAAGGCCCGTCGCATGAGTCTGAGCCTCCCCGATGACTTCCAGGTCGACGTTGTCGAGCTTCTCTCCGAGTTCGAGTACCAGCACAAACTGCTTGGCCGTCACGGCAAGCACCTGGGCAAGGGAGCCACCTCCAAGGTCACAATGATGTGCCGAAAGGGATGCCCGAACGAACTCTACGCAGTCAAGGAGTTCAGAGgcaaaagaaagaaggagacggaggacGAGTACGTCAAGAAGATCAAATCAGAATTCAGTATCGCCAAGAGCCTGCACCACCCCAACATCGTCGAGACGGTTCGTCTTTGCACAGATCACGGACGCTGGAACCACGTCATGGAATACTGTTCGGAAGGTGATCTCTACGGACTCATCGCCAAGCGGTACATGACGGACCCGGCGAGACAGAGTGATCGTCTTTGCTTGTTCAAGCAGCTCATCCAGGGCGTCAACTACCTCCACAGCAACGGTATTGCCCACCGCGACATCAAGTTGGAGAACCTCCTCATTACCAAGGACAGCAAGCTAAAGATCACCGACTTTGGCGTATCAGAAGTCTTTACTGGCCATCACCCCGGCTTCCGGGAAGCCGGTGGGCAGTGCGGTAAGGGCATGTGCGACGAGATCCGCTTGTGCAAGCCCGGAATGTGCGGCAGCGAGCCGTACACGGCACCCGAGGTCATTCTCAAGCAGGATGAGTACGACCCTCGCGGCCTCGATGTGTGGAGttccgccgtcgtcatgaTTTACCTTACTTTCGGAGGCAACATCTGGAAGAGAGCCGATACCTCGCACGAGGGCTACAGACTTCTTCTCAAGGGATGGGAGAAGTGGGAGGCCAAGCACCCCGAGCCCGATGCTCGCATGACAGAAACAGACTACCCTCACTACCCGGCTTTCGACCTGATGGTCTCTCCGCCCGCGCTCCGCCGTGTGCTTCTCATGATGCTTAACCCCAACCCGGCAAAGCGCGCATCCATCTCGGAGATTGCCAACCACCGCTGGGTCAAGAACATCGAATGCTGCCAGCTCGAGAGCTATGACGACCCGGCCAACCTCATCGACGCTACAAAGAAAGGCAGTGCACAGCTCAACACTAAGAAAGTGTTCTGCCACAACCACTTGCCACTCGAGAGCCACGGCCACTCACTCGGAAAGATGCCGGGTCAAATGGGCTATTGA
- a CDS encoding Autophagy-related protein 3, which yields MADSAAPPADAPVAVFKRRGAKGKANLRKRPATPPPANSDSDSDYSSSEDEAGQRIKRRKKNTGAITASSKDHVTSNRDFSATVYAADRSVPITDSNDATKQSNWYDEDGKEALSSRNLLGTTRATPKASQAPDGTYKGLANQTSFVTRNPDAPNRTVGPIKAPTNIRTITVTDFAPDVCKDYKTTGFCGFGDNCKYLHAREDYKQGWQLDKEWENVTKGKKNIAGTVVASADRTTADVDDDDDEEAMLENIPFACIICKEPYKAPIITRCGHYFCEPCALKRYRKDPTCAACGSGTNGVFNSASRLKKLLERKRERAAKRRQEAIEAGEEVSDEDEE from the coding sequence ATGGCCGACAGTGCGGCACCGCCAGCCGAcgcccccgtcgccgtcttcaagCGACGAGGCGCAAAGGGCAAAGCCAACCTCCGCAAGAGGCCCGCGACTCCGCCACCGGCCAACAGCGACTCCGACTCCGACTACTCCTCCTCTgaagacgaggccggccagcgGATCAAGAGGCGCAAGAAGAACACGGGCGCCATCACAGCCTCCTCCAAAGACCACGTCACGTCAAATAGAGACTTCTCTGCTACAGTCTACGCTGCCGATCGCAGCGTGCCCATAACCGACTCCAACGATGCCACGAAACAAAGTAACTGgtacgacgaggacggcaaggaagCGCTATCTTCTAGGAACCTTCTAGGCACCACACGCGCCACGCCAAAGGCGTCGCAGGCCCCCGACGGAACATACAAGGGCCTCGCGAATCAAACGTCCTTCGTCACCAGGAACCCAGACGCCCCCAATAGGACGGTCGGCCCCATCAAGGCGCCTACAAACATTAGGACCATTACAGTCACCGACTTCGCCCCCGATGTTTGTAAAGACTACAAAACCACCGGATTCTGTGGATTCGGCGACAACTGCAAGTATCTCCATGCTCGAGAGGACTACAAGCAAGGGTGGCAGCTCGACAAGGAGTGGGAGAACGTAAccaaaggaaagaaaaacatcgcgggcaccgtcgtcgccagcgccgacCGAACCACGGCCGATgtggacgatgatgacgacgaggaggccatgcTGGAGAACATACCCTTCGCGTGCATCATCTGCAAGGAGCCGTACAAGGCGCCCATCATCACGAGGTGCGGGCACTACTTCTGTGAGCCATGCGCGCTCAAGAGGTACCGAAAGGACCCAACATGTGCCGCATGCGGGTCGGGCACAAACGGCGTCTTCAACTCGGCGTCACGGTTGAAGAAGCTGCTGGAGCGGAAGAGGGAACGCGCGGCTAAGAGGCGGCAAGAGGCGATAGAGGCAGGCGAGGAAGTTagcgacgaggatgaggagtAG